A window of the Mesoplasma florum L1 genome harbors these coding sequences:
- a CDS encoding carbohydrate kinase family protein gives MKNIVSIGEVLMDVYSENNTIKSEVGGASFNVACSIGALKQNNSYFMGSLGNDEFVSPIKDFVKKFNVKEDFIQESDKPTTIAKVTLDENKERFFQFIRNSDAEYSLSKESNEKLSKIDFIHFGSATGFLEGNLKESYNELFEFAIKNNIKFSFDPNFRDKLWVTDQEIKNFKNHCQKFMDKASLIKFSEDELLLLTEIGNQEEAVRTIMQRNPNALVCITRGCEDTIFGWKNQINYVPTILAEHLVDTTGAGDAFISNLISEYVSIDVDANFSTEEITKIIKKSNMFANQTVQYLGALSFLEHLN, from the coding sequence ATGAAAAATATAGTTTCAATTGGAGAAGTGTTAATGGATGTTTATTCAGAAAATAACACAATTAAAAGTGAAGTTGGTGGAGCATCATTTAATGTTGCTTGTTCAATAGGTGCTTTAAAACAAAATAACAGTTATTTTATGGGTAGTCTTGGTAATGATGAGTTTGTATCACCAATAAAAGATTTCGTTAAAAAATTTAATGTTAAAGAAGATTTTATTCAAGAGAGTGATAAGCCAACAACTATTGCTAAAGTTACACTAGATGAAAATAAAGAAAGATTTTTTCAATTCATAAGAAATAGTGATGCTGAGTATAGTCTTTCAAAAGAATCAAATGAAAAACTTTCAAAAATAGATTTTATACATTTTGGAAGTGCAACAGGTTTTTTAGAAGGTAATTTAAAAGAATCATACAATGAGCTATTTGAATTCGCTATTAAAAATAATATAAAATTTTCTTTTGACCCAAACTTTAGAGATAAACTTTGAGTTACGGATCAAGAAATTAAAAATTTTAAAAATCATTGCCAAAAATTTATGGATAAAGCAAGTTTAATAAAATTTTCAGAAGATGAATTATTATTGTTAACAGAAATTGGAAACCAAGAAGAAGCAGTTAGAACAATAATGCAAAGAAACCCAAATGCATTAGTTTGTATAACACGTGGGTGTGAAGATACTATTTTTGGATGAAAAAATCAAATAAACTATGTTCCAACAATATTAGCTGAACATTTAGTTGATACTACTGGAGCTGGCGATGCTTTCATTTCAAATTTAATAAGTGAATATGTTTCTATCGATGTTGACGCAAATTTTTCAACAGAAGAAATAACTAAAATTATTAAAAAATCAAATATGTTTGCCAACCAAACTGTTCAATATTTAGGAGCATTAAGTTTCCTAGAACATTTGAATTAA
- a CDS encoding glycoside hydrolase family 32 protein produces the protein MQKEKYSLISNNDLEDIQKWHDKKQSDWYNNQFHLAGYSGSTNDPNGLTYHKGKYYIFMQSCPFSIQHFNKSWALYTTTDFINYNYEGLTLIPSTKYDINGVFSGSARINENDEIEIYYTGNIKFNDVDRTAYTLKAFIDLKEKLVTKELLFEADLTKYTGHYRDPIVFEKNNQLYMLNGAQTKDLKAMLNVYRFNGSNWENFKDIKFDEADEQNAYMLECPNYFKLDGREYVFACLEQDAPLKDGSHYVKYREVEIDNDINFTYKTSLLKIDLGFDFYAPQVFSNTGERVIMLGWLGNSKSNPFPPELTTWSNQLTVPRDLFVKNNKLYQLPIKELDELRVNEIKGFENVYAYENGLTEISATDINNEFEILIKNEKNENIKISNINNKFIIDRSETTFKDDENLPPLINLDDLNVQSIRILVDRSVMEIFINEGEHAVSVRFYINEHNKILTNLKNVKINQLKGYSYNWNNIIFKNEIKGQ, from the coding sequence ATGCAAAAAGAAAAATATAGCTTAATAAGCAATAATGATCTTGAAGATATTCAAAAATGACATGATAAAAAACAAAGCGATTGATACAATAATCAGTTTCATTTAGCTGGATATTCAGGTTCTACTAATGACCCTAATGGATTAACATACCATAAAGGAAAATATTATATCTTTATGCAAAGCTGCCCATTTAGTATTCAACATTTTAATAAATCATGAGCATTATATACAACAACTGATTTTATTAATTACAACTATGAAGGTTTAACTTTAATACCTTCAACAAAATATGATATTAATGGAGTTTTTTCAGGAAGCGCTAGAATAAATGAAAATGATGAAATTGAAATATACTATACAGGTAATATAAAGTTTAATGATGTTGATAGAACAGCATATACATTAAAAGCATTTATAGATTTAAAAGAAAAATTAGTAACAAAAGAATTACTTTTTGAAGCAGATTTAACTAAATATACAGGTCACTATAGAGATCCAATTGTTTTTGAAAAAAATAATCAATTGTATATGCTTAACGGAGCTCAAACAAAAGATTTAAAAGCAATGCTAAATGTTTATAGATTTAATGGATCAAATTGAGAAAATTTCAAAGATATTAAATTTGATGAAGCTGATGAACAAAATGCTTACATGCTAGAATGTCCTAATTATTTTAAATTGGATGGAAGAGAATATGTTTTCGCATGTTTAGAACAAGATGCACCATTAAAAGATGGAAGTCACTATGTTAAATATAGAGAAGTTGAAATTGATAATGATATAAATTTCACTTATAAAACTAGTTTATTAAAAATTGATTTAGGTTTTGACTTTTATGCCCCACAAGTATTTAGTAATACTGGAGAAAGAGTAATTATGTTAGGATGATTAGGTAACTCAAAATCCAATCCATTCCCACCAGAGCTTACAACATGAAGTAATCAACTAACAGTTCCAAGAGATTTATTTGTTAAAAATAATAAATTATATCAACTACCAATAAAAGAATTGGATGAACTAAGAGTAAATGAAATTAAAGGTTTTGAAAATGTTTATGCATATGAAAATGGTTTAACTGAAATAAGTGCAACCGATATTAATAATGAATTTGAAATATTAATAAAAAATGAAAAAAACGAAAATATAAAAATATCTAATATTAACAATAAATTTATAATAGATAGATCTGAAACAACTTTCAAAGATGATGAAAATTTACCTCCTTTAATTAACTTAGATGATTTAAATGTTCAAAGTATCAGAATTTTAGTAGATAGAAGTGTTATGGAAATCTTTATTAATGAAGGTGAACATGCTGTTTCAGTAAGATTCTATATAAATGAACATAACAAAATTCTAACAAATTTAAAAAATGTAAAAATTAATCAATTAAAAGGGTATTCATATAATTGAAATAATATAATATTCAAGAATGAGATAAAAGGACAATAA
- a CDS encoding PTS transporter subunit EIIC, protein MKKKDYAFEAKRFIKAVGGKSNIESYLHCVTRLRLNLIDKTKVNEAEIKASPLTKGINYSQNQLQIILGSGVVEAVYEEVQKEMEVSNLSLDEKLSNDKLEDFKLQAKANKEALRNKSGFFGQIQKGMRVLGDIFVPIIPAIVAAGLAMGVAALLKRILNPSGAELNSLLWIIVDIITKTAFDSLAVLVCWSTVKRFGGNPVLGIIIGLMLVSPLLPNKGSIAAYNAQLDFFNDQSSKGLNINQIYDYWNNAGLKWMGTAPIIDDESKEILVNATMGAPITAIKFWIIPITGYQGSVLPALIIGIVVAYLEKWIKSWMPKSVNMIFTPFLTISFALLIALFFFGPILLMVEQGILIATKAILGIKYGFGTAIIAGLLQGIVITGCHQVLQGLEMQLVIDGSLPGANGADPAGSIFNAIWTASIISQGGAAMAIAIKAKDKSDKELGFSAALSTFFGITEPAIFGTNLPKVKPFIYASIGAFFGGLFAGALNVTCPGMGVTVVPGLLLYTGDWVKLLGIIGVNIIAFSSAFLLTFFLFKEGVEAKKTKLGLKFDELKAKVKFDKIKFRKNKAE, encoded by the coding sequence ATGAAAAAGAAAGATTATGCGTTTGAAGCCAAGCGTTTTATCAAAGCAGTTGGAGGTAAGTCAAACATTGAGTCTTACCTTCACTGTGTTACAAGATTAAGATTAAATCTTATTGATAAAACAAAAGTTAATGAAGCTGAAATAAAAGCCTCTCCATTAACAAAAGGAATAAACTATTCACAAAATCAACTACAAATTATTTTAGGTAGTGGTGTTGTTGAAGCTGTTTATGAAGAAGTTCAAAAAGAAATGGAAGTAAGTAATTTATCACTAGATGAAAAATTGAGCAATGATAAATTAGAAGACTTTAAATTACAAGCTAAAGCCAATAAAGAAGCTTTAAGAAATAAATCAGGATTTTTTGGACAAATCCAAAAAGGTATGAGAGTTTTAGGAGACATATTTGTTCCTATCATTCCTGCTATTGTAGCGGCTGGATTAGCAATGGGTGTGGCTGCATTATTAAAAAGAATTTTAAACCCATCAGGAGCTGAACTTAATTCATTATTATGAATTATTGTTGATATTATTACTAAAACAGCATTTGACTCATTAGCAGTTTTAGTTTGTTGATCAACTGTTAAAAGATTTGGTGGAAATCCTGTATTAGGTATTATTATTGGATTAATGTTAGTTAGTCCGTTATTGCCAAACAAAGGATCAATTGCAGCATACAATGCACAATTAGATTTCTTTAATGATCAATCAAGTAAAGGTTTAAATATAAATCAAATATATGATTATTGAAATAATGCAGGTTTAAAATGAATGGGAACTGCTCCAATAATTGATGATGAGTCAAAAGAAATTTTAGTTAATGCAACAATGGGTGCGCCAATAACAGCTATAAAATTTTGAATAATACCTATTACAGGTTACCAAGGTTCAGTTTTACCAGCTTTAATAATAGGTATTGTAGTAGCATATTTAGAAAAATGAATTAAATCATGAATGCCTAAATCAGTAAATATGATTTTTACTCCATTCTTAACCATTTCATTTGCTTTATTAATTGCGTTATTTTTCTTTGGACCAATTTTATTAATGGTTGAACAAGGAATATTAATTGCAACAAAAGCAATATTAGGAATTAAATACGGATTTGGAACAGCTATTATTGCAGGTCTTTTACAAGGTATTGTTATTACTGGTTGTCACCAAGTATTACAAGGACTTGAAATGCAACTTGTTATTGATGGAAGTTTACCAGGAGCTAACGGGGCAGACCCTGCGGGTTCAATATTTAATGCAATATGAACAGCATCAATTATTTCACAGGGTGGAGCTGCAATGGCGATAGCTATAAAAGCTAAAGACAAATCAGATAAAGAATTAGGTTTTTCTGCAGCACTTTCAACATTCTTTGGAATTACAGAACCTGCTATATTTGGTACAAACTTGCCTAAAGTAAAACCATTTATATATGCATCTATTGGTGCATTCTTTGGTGGTCTATTTGCAGGAGCATTGAATGTTACATGTCCAGGAATGGGAGTAACTGTAGTACCTGGATTATTACTTTATACAGGAGATTGAGTTAAATTATTGGGAATTATAGGTGTTAACATTATAGCCTTTAGTTCAGCATTCTTATTAACATTCTTCTTATTTAAAGAAGGAGTAGAAGCTAAAAAAACCAAATTAGGTTTAAAATTTGATGAGTTAAAAGCAAAAGTAAAATTTGACAAAATCAAATTTAGAAAAAACAAAGCGGAGTAA